One part of the Gossypium raimondii isolate GPD5lz chromosome 1, ASM2569854v1, whole genome shotgun sequence genome encodes these proteins:
- the LOC105786424 gene encoding uncharacterized protein LOC105786424, which produces MENEGDHVLKNGEGTSSCNSNNTLNPPLQRFADSTEIIEETPHDQHRRQDDLVLEIPNRSVEDVREEFVRIDMTLTPTATPRRVNFSPMPSPIFNRFDESPIYSSPKSKPSLKGLLPKLSFKYRNTNLEIEKAAILALGGSSADIQGKPRIPRTFSLSKIFTPRAKNTSSLPGTPIAHSNPESTHGGQKGGITGPPIHRSHSVPTLNKDGSITQLDSFGGVFRVIPTTPRVVKGTVVTTSNIVIKSDMDGNDDDGEDIPEEEAVCRICLIELGEGAETLKMECSCKGELALAHQECAIKWFSIKGNKMCDVCKQEVQNLPVTLLRIQNAQAHNMRGPGVRIESARYRVWQDVPILVIVSMLAYFCFLEQLLVSKMKSGAIAISLPFSCILGLLASMTSTTMVRRKYVWLYATIQFALVVLSAHLFYSLLHVQAVLSVLLSAFVGFGSTMCGTSIIYEVSGAWERRHIESNQPLSSQEVPRPNQAPVMAPLQTQTDTNAHGNEPERRALESGNAN; this is translated from the exons ATGGAAAATGAAGGAGACCATGTTTTGAAGAATGGTGAAGGAACAAGCAGCTGCAATAGCAACAACACTCTTAATCCTCCACTTCAAAgg TTTGCAGATTCAACCGAGATAATCGAAGAGACGCCACACGATCAGCACCGAAGACAAGATGATCTCGTCTTAGAGATACCAAATCGAAGTGTTGAGGATGTGAGGGAGGAGTTTGTAAGAATAGACATGACCTTGACACCAACAGCTACTCCTAGAAGAGTCAATTTTTCACCTATGCCTAGTCCTATTTTTAACAGATTCGACGAGTCCCCTATCTATTCATCGCCGAAGAGTAAACCGTCCTTAAAAGGCCTCCTTCCGAAGTTGAGTTTCAAATATCGAAACACTAATTTGGAGATCGAGAAGGCTGCTATCTTAGCACTAGGAGGTTCATCAGCAGATATACAAGGAAAGCCTCGTATCCCGAGAACGTTTTCTCTCTCGAAGATTTTCACACCGAGAGCTAAAAATACTTCATCATTACCTGGTACACCGATTGCACATTCAAACCCCGAGTCCACGCACGGGGGGCAG AAAGGAGGGATCACCGGACCACCCATTCATCGTTCCCATTCAGTGCCTACACTTAACAAAGATGGAAGCATAACGCAATTGGATTCTTTTGGCGGTGTATTTCGTGTAATTCCTACAACTCCACGAGTAGTCAAAGGAACAGTTGTAACAACATCAAACATAGTTATCAAAAGTGATATGG ATGGAAACGATGATGATGGTGAAGATATTCCCGAAGAAGAAGCTGTTTGTCGAATTTGCTTGATCGAACTCGGAGAAGGAGCCGAGACCCTTAAGATGGAATGTAGCTGCAAAGGTGAACTTGCCCTTGCGCACCAAGAATGTGCCATAAAATGGTTTAGCATCAAAGGTAACAAAATGTGTGACGTGTGCAAGCAAGAAGTTCAAAACTTACCCGTCACTCTTTTACGGATTCAAAACGCTCAAGCTCATAACATGAGAGGACCTGGGGTACGAATTGAGTCTGCTAGATACAG GGTTTGGCAGGATGTCCCGATTCTCGTCATTGTTAGCATGCTTGCTTACTTTTGTTTTCTCGAGCAGCTGTTG GTTTCGAAAATGAAGTCCGGTGCTATCGCTATCTCTCTTCCGTTTTCATGTATATTGGGCCTCCTTGCATCCATGACGTCAACAACAATGG taAGGAGAAAATATGTCTGGCTTTACGCTACGATTCAGTTCGCGCTGGTGGTTCTTTCCGCTCATCTTTTCTACTCATTG CTCCATGTACAGGCTGTTCTTTCGGTTCTTCTCTCGGCATTTGTTGGGTTTGGGTCCACAATGTGCGGAACCTCTATTATTTACGAGGTTTCGGGAGCGTGGGAAAGGCGGCACATAGAGTCAAACCAACCGCTTAGTTCTCAAGAGGTACCACGGCCCAATCAAGCACCGGTAATGGCACCGTTACAAACACAAACGGATACAAACGCCCATGGTAATGAACCTGAAAGGAGAGCTTTAGAAAGTGGGAATGCCAATTAA
- the LOC105786425 gene encoding dnaJ protein P58IPK homolog, which translates to MLKSLSLNWAFNSMAWKGLVYTAFILNFVLVCQHLLLQPLVSALDENLGNAAELFERVSQSIKVKHYSEALNDLNAAIEADPALSEAYMRRASLLRQLCRYEESEKSYKKFLELKPRNSVAEKELSQLHQAQSALETAFSLFESKDYTKALDYVDKVVLVFSPACSKAKMLKLKLLLAAKDYSSVISESGFILKEDENNLEALLLRGHAYYYLADHDVAQRHYQKGLRLDPEHGELKKAYFRLKNLLKKTKSAEDNANKGKLRVAVEDYKGALALDPNHLAHNVHLHLGLCKVLVRLGRGKDALSSCSEALNIDKELLEALVQRGEAKLLTEDWEGAVEDLKSAAEKSPQDMNIREALMRAEKALKMSKRKDWYKILGVSKTASVAEIKRAYKKLALQWHPDKNVDNREEAEAQFREIAAAYEVLGDEEKRTRYDRGEDIEDIGMGGGGFNPFGGGGGGQHFTFTFDGGFPGGFGGGFPGGGGGGFGFNF; encoded by the exons ATGTTGAAGAGTTTGAGTTTGAACTGGGCCTTCAATTCAATGGCTTGGAAAGGACTTGTCTACACAGcttttatactgaattttgtaTTGGTTTGTCAGCATTTGCTTCTTCAGCCTCTCGTTTCTGCTTTGg ATGAAAATCTAGGAAATGCTGCTGAGTTGTTCGAGAGAGTTTCACAGAGTATAAAAGTGAAGCATTATAGTGAGGCACTCAATGATCTCAATGCTGCTATTGAGGCAGATCCAGCACTTTCAGAAGCATATATGCGCCGTGCATCTCTTTTACGTCAGCTATGCCG ATACGAGGAATCGGAGAAAAGCTACAAAAAGTTTCTAGAACTAAAACCCAGAAATTCTGTTGCTGAAAAGGAACTATCTCAGTTACATCAGGCTCAAAGTGCTTTGGAAACAGCTTTCAGTTTATTTGAGTCCAAGGATTATACAAAAGCTTTGGATTATGTGGATAAAGTTGTACTCGTTTTTTCTCCAGCATGCTCGAAG GCTAAGATGCTAAAGTTGAAACTGCTTTTAGCGGCTAAAGACTATTCTAGTGTTATTTCCGAATCCGGGTTTATTCTCAAGGAAGATGAGAACAATCTTGAGGCCTTACTCCTCCGTGGTCATGCTTATTACTATTTAGCAGATCATGATGTTGCCCAAag GCATTACCAGAAAGGTCTTCGCCTCGATCCAGAGCACGGTGAACTGAAGAAAGCATATTTTAGATTGAAAAATTTATTGAAGAAGACTAAAAGT GCAGAAGATAATGCAAACAAGGGTAAGCTGCGCGTTGCCGTTGAGGACTACAAAGGAGCACTTGCATTGGACCCAAATCATCTCGCTCATAACGTGCATCTTCACCTTGGATTATGTAAGGTCTTGGTTAGGCTCGGAAGAGGGAAGGATGCTTTAAGTAGTTGCTCTGAGGCGCTTAACATTGATAAGGAACTTCTCGAAGCTTTAGTACAG AGGGGTGAAGCTAAACTTTTAACAGAGGACTGGGAAGGTGCCGTTGAAGACCTAAAATCGGCAGCTGAGAAATCACCTCAG GATATGAATATCCGTGAGGCGCTTATGAGGGCTGAGAAAGCTTTAAAGATGAGCAAACGCAAAGACTGGTACAAAATTCTCGGTGTTTCAAAGACTGCTTCGGTAGCTGAAATAAAACGTGCGTACAAGAAACTCGCTTTACAATGGCACCCTGATAAGAATGTTGATAATAGAGAAGAAGCTGAGGCACAATTTCGAGAAATCGCTGCTGCGTACGAG GTTCTTGGAGACGAGGAAAAAAGAACAAGGTATGATAGAGGAGAAGATATTGAAGACATAGGTATGGGAGGTGGTGGTTTCAATCCGTTTGGCGGTGGTGGTGGAGGACAACATTTCACATTTACGTTTGATGGCGGGTTTCCCGGTGGCTTTGGAGGAGGATTTccaggtggtggtggtggtggtttcGGTTTCAACTTTTGA
- the LOC105786426 gene encoding syntaxin-71, whose product MTVIDILTRVDVICKKYDKYDVEKQRDQNISGDDAFARQYAAIEADIESALQKAELVSKEKSKASAVAVNAEIRRTKARLLEEVPKLQRLAVKKVKGISTEEMTARSDLVLALPDRIQAIPDGTAAPKTGGWMSSTPSASRTEIKFDSDGRFDNEYFQESEQSSQFRQEYEMRRMKQDQGLDMISEGLDTLKNMAHDMNEELDRQVPLMDEIETKVDKAAGDLKNTNVRLKHTVTQLRSSRNFCIDIVLLCIVLGIAAYLYNVLKK is encoded by the exons atgactGTCATTGATATATTGACCAGAGTAGATGTGATCTGTAAGAAGTACGACAAATACGACGTCGAAAAGCAGCGAGACCAAAATATCTCCGGCGACGATGCCTTTGCTCGCCAATACGCTGCTATTGAAGCCGACATTGAATCCGCTCTTCAA AAAGCGGAGCTTGTTTCCAAGGAGAAAAGTAAGGCATCTGCTGTTGCGGTGAATGCTGAGATTCGTCGAACCAAGGCTCGATTGCTTGAGGAGGTCCCTAAACTGCAGAGGTTGGCTGTTAAGAAG GTTAAAGGGATTTCAACCGAAGAGATGACTGCTCGTAGTGATCTGGTCCTCGCATTGCCGGATAGGATTCAAGCTATACCTGATGGAACTGCTGCTCCTAAAACTGGAGGCTGGATGTCTTCAACACCTTCAGCTTCTCGTACTGAAATTAAGTTTGACTCAG ATGGGCGATTTGATAATGAATACTTTCAAGAATCTGAGCAGTCAAGTCAATTCAGGCAGGAGTATGAAATGCGAAGAATGAAGCAG GACCAAGGTTTAGATATGATTTCAGAAGGTTTGGATACTTTAAAGAACATGGCTCATGATATGAATGAG GAATTGGATAGGCAAGTTCCTTtgatggatgaaattgaaaccAAG GTGGATAAGGCAGCTGGTGACCTAAAGAATACCAATGTCAGACTTAAACACACTGTCACTCAG CTGAGATCCAGCCGAAATTTCTGCATCGATATTGTCTTATTATGCATAGTTTTGGGAATTGCTGCCTATTTATACAA TGTTTTGAAGAAATGA